CAGCCGGGCGCAATCCTCAAGAACGACACCGAGTACATCCTCTTCTTCCGTAAGGGAGGCCAGTATCGCTCCGCCTCACCTACCCAAAAGGCACTGTCGATGCTGCAGCGGGAAGAACTCCAGGCTTGGCTGCGATCAATCTGGACCGATCTGCCCGGGGTTTCCACCAGGAATGGCCACCCTGCTCCCTATCCAGTAGAATTGGCCGAGAGGCTGATCCGCCTGTTCTCCTTCGCCGGCGATACGATTCTGGACCCCTTCCTGGGTACGGGCAGCACCACTTTGGCGGCCGCGCGGGCCGGACGAAACTCCGTCGGCAACGAAATCGATCCAACCTATCTCTCTCTGGCCCAGGAACGGATCGAAATGGAGTTTCGGCAGACTCACCTGCTAGGGGCCACCAAGGCCGAACTGATTCAAGATGAGATACCGTCTTCTTGAGGAATTCCGCGGGTTGTTCGACGGGCAAAGATACCTTCACAGGAGAGCAACCCTGGGCGATTGGGTGGCTCTCCATCTGTACGAAGACTTGGTGACACTGAACCGCTCTAAGAAGTTCGTAGACCGCGTCGAGTCGGGCCAGCGAGTCCTTCATGGAAAGAAT
This is a stretch of genomic DNA from Acidobacteriota bacterium. It encodes these proteins:
- a CDS encoding site-specific DNA-methyltransferase; this translates as QPGAILKNDTEYILFFRKGGQYRSASPTQKALSMLQREELQAWLRSIWTDLPGVSTRNGHPAPYPVELAERLIRLFSFAGDTILDPFLGTGSTTLAAARAGRNSVGNEIDPTYLSLAQERIEMEFRQTHLLGATKAELIQDEIPSS